The following proteins come from a genomic window of Nostoc sp. TCL26-01:
- a CDS encoding pentapeptide repeat-containing protein, with product MSQLPQVWQLLQNYVKGARSKNRPLTRYVESIEFLPPRQQIQKLDHHVNFSQLNLHKDILSQQLPKSLQKWTKQGDGGKFEMSDRQLHEEIYDLLGNGALTIEIVAQVMDLLIAKEQWPAILLFQRLENFYQRWCGGEFIDAPPGDNLPQRKLIEIIAQNPDRAIGLRQVDIYTGLNVLILLLELHRYAQAQAELKPKINFYPSTPADTDNFFTCQLLRVINYSDAIEIGNFSSIVGEFLRGSNLQGAYLGNANLTGVNFSGANLSGAYLGDANLTGTNFTNANLTGANFADANLSSTNLSGANLSGADFSSANLTGANLTGANLQRTDLNRADLSNCHLNAAELSHANLSGTNLRDAELCRANLSNAILFGTNLSDAILTHVDLSRADLCRADLSGADLSHGILNGANLSDTILFSTNLSDAILIAADLSYAKLNGAKLNRAKLNCAMFLGADLSGVDLSGVILNDADLSGGILNEADLTGADLTDAVLLGTDLSFANLNSANLSGSNLSGAILNGADLSSANLSYAVLDDMDVSEANLEETTWGEKPQWENVRGLETALNIPAALREQLDLS from the coding sequence ATGTCACAATTACCTCAAGTTTGGCAACTTTTGCAAAATTATGTTAAAGGTGCAAGGTCAAAAAATAGACCTTTAACAAGGTATGTTGAGTCCATAGAGTTTTTACCTCCAAGACAACAGATTCAAAAACTAGATCATCATGTAAATTTTTCTCAACTTAACTTACACAAAGATATTTTGTCTCAACAATTGCCAAAAAGCTTACAAAAATGGACAAAACAAGGAGATGGTGGCAAGTTCGAGATGAGCGATCGCCAACTCCACGAAGAGATATATGATCTACTAGGCAATGGTGCATTGACTATAGAAATAGTCGCACAAGTCATGGACTTACTTATTGCTAAAGAGCAATGGCCAGCTATTTTACTGTTCCAACGCCTAGAAAATTTTTACCAACGTTGGTGTGGCGGAGAATTTATTGATGCGCCTCCAGGTGATAATTTGCCGCAGAGAAAATTGATCGAAATAATAGCACAAAATCCAGACAGAGCGATCGGGCTAAGGCAGGTAGACATCTACACAGGGCTTAATGTCTTAATTTTACTCCTGGAGTTACACCGCTACGCCCAAGCACAAGCCGAACTCAAGCCCAAAATCAACTTCTATCCTTCAACCCCAGCCGATACAGATAACTTTTTCACCTGCCAATTGCTGCGAGTAATTAACTACAGTGATGCTATTGAAATTGGCAACTTTAGCAGTATCGTCGGTGAGTTTCTCCGAGGAAGTAACTTGCAAGGTGCATACTTGGGTAATGCTAACCTCACGGGAGTCAACTTTAGCGGCGCTAACCTGAGTGGCGCGTACCTTGGTGATGCTAACCTCACAGGTACAAACTTTACTAACGCTAATCTCACTGGCGCAAACTTTGCTGATGCTAATCTCAGCAGTACTAATCTCAGTGGGGCAAACCTGAGTGGTGCAGACTTCAGTAGCGCTAATCTCACAGGTGCTAACCTCACGGGTGCGAATCTTCAGCGTACTGATCTCAATCGTGCTGATCTCAGTAATTGTCACCTCAATGCTGCTGAATTATCTCATGCTAACCTCAGTGGGACAAATCTCCGCGATGCTGAACTCTGCCGTGCTAATCTGAGCAATGCCATCCTTTTTGGTACTAACCTCAGTGATGCCATCCTCACCCATGTTGACTTGAGTCGTGCTGATCTTTGCCGTGCTGACCTCAGTGGTGCAGATTTAAGTCATGGAATACTTAACGGTGCTAACCTCAGTGATACGATTCTCTTCAGTACTAATTTGAGTGATGCTATCCTCATTGCTGCCGACCTCAGTTACGCCAAACTCAACGGTGCTAAACTCAACCGTGCTAAACTCAACTGTGCCATGTTCTTGGGTGCAGACTTAAGTGGCGTAGACTTGAGTGGTGTAATTCTCAACGATGCTGATTTAAGTGGTGGTATCCTTAACGAAGCCGACCTCACAGGTGCAGACCTAACTGATGCTGTACTCTTAGGAACTGACCTCAGCTTTGCTAACCTCAACAGTGCTAACCTCAGTGGTAGTAACCTCAGTGGTGCAATTCTCAACGGTGCTGATCTCAGCAGCGCTAACCTGAGCTATGCTGTGCTTGATGATATGGATGTCAGTGAAGCCAACTTAGAGGAAACGACCTGGGGAGAAAAGCCGCAATGGGAGAATGTGCGAGGTTTAGAGACAGCCTTGAATATACCCGCAGCTTTGCGAGAACAATTAGATTTGAGTTAG
- a CDS encoding Uma2 family endonuclease, whose amino-acid sequence MTSATNPATELTPFPDHTQLPESDGTFVKNFQEHPQSILITDSIKPILQKRHPDGQYCIGQDCGIYWRLTDPPEKGAAAPDWFYVGNVPPSLDGQTRRSYVLWREFIAPLIALEFVSGDGSEERDKTPWKGKFWIYEQVIRPPFYGIYEVNKASVEVYELIGGKYQILPANERGHYTIDPLGVELGIWQDSYQNMQLPWLRWWDLQGNLLLTGEERAEQEHQRAEQEHQRAEQEHQRAEQERQRADRLIAQLRSLGVEPEA is encoded by the coding sequence ATGACCTCTGCAACCAATCCAGCCACCGAACTCACCCCATTTCCCGACCATACGCAGCTACCAGAGTCTGATGGTACTTTCGTGAAAAATTTCCAGGAACATCCCCAAAGCATCCTCATCACAGACTCCATTAAACCAATATTGCAAAAACGTCATCCTGATGGACAATATTGCATTGGTCAAGATTGTGGTATTTACTGGCGCTTGACTGACCCCCCAGAGAAAGGAGCAGCAGCACCGGATTGGTTCTATGTTGGAAATGTACCACCCTCGCTCGATGGACAAACACGCAGGTCTTATGTGTTGTGGCGCGAGTTTATTGCCCCGTTGATTGCGTTGGAATTTGTTTCTGGAGATGGTAGCGAGGAGCGAGACAAAACCCCTTGGAAAGGCAAGTTTTGGATTTATGAACAGGTAATTCGTCCTCCCTTCTATGGTATTTATGAAGTCAATAAAGCCAGTGTAGAAGTCTATGAATTAATTGGTGGAAAATATCAAATATTACCAGCCAATGAGAGGGGACATTACACCATAGATCCTTTAGGTGTGGAGTTAGGTATATGGCAGGACTCATACCAAAATATGCAATTACCTTGGTTGCGTTGGTGGGATTTGCAAGGTAATTTATTGTTGACTGGTGAGGAAAGAGCTGAACAAGAACATCAGAGAGCAGAGCAGGAACATCAGAGGGCAGAGCAAGAACATCAGAGGGCAGAGCAAGAACGTCAACGAGCTGATCGCTTAATTGCCCAATTGCGATCGCTCGGCGTTGAACCAGAAGCTTAG
- the mnmA gene encoding tRNA 2-thiouridine(34) synthase MnmA — MKKVVVGLSGGVDSSTAATILHHQGYEVIGLTLWLMKGKGQCCSEGMIDAAELCEQLGIPHQVVDMRDVFQTNIVDYLVTGYGAGITPLPCSQCNKTVKFGPMVEYAREQLGCDRIATGHYARISYDDATGRYQLLRALDRHKDQSYFLYDLSQDLLAASLFPLGEMAKTDTRRIAAEYGLKTADKPESQDLCLVESNGSMRAFLDKYLTPKTGDIVDTTGKVLGQHDGVHHYTIGQRKGLGIAAAEPLYVIELDAVNNRVVVGDRTKVTQPECLVDRVNWVSIAAPSAPIRAEVQIRYRATPEPVTVIPLEDSRVRIVFDEPQFSITPGQAAVWYDGDQVLGGGIIINS; from the coding sequence ATGAAAAAAGTTGTCGTTGGTCTTTCTGGTGGCGTTGATAGTTCCACAGCTGCCACTATTTTACATCATCAGGGCTATGAAGTAATTGGTTTAACCCTTTGGCTGATGAAAGGTAAAGGGCAGTGTTGCTCTGAAGGAATGATTGACGCGGCAGAACTTTGTGAGCAGTTAGGTATCCCTCATCAAGTTGTGGATATGCGGGATGTATTTCAAACCAATATTGTTGATTATTTGGTAACTGGTTATGGTGCAGGTATTACACCATTACCCTGTTCTCAGTGCAACAAAACGGTGAAGTTTGGGCCGATGGTAGAGTATGCGCGTGAACAGTTGGGATGCGATCGCATCGCCACAGGTCATTATGCCCGAATTAGCTACGACGACGCAACTGGGCGTTACCAATTGTTAAGAGCATTAGATCGCCATAAAGACCAATCATACTTCTTATATGATCTCTCCCAAGATTTATTAGCTGCATCCCTATTTCCTCTGGGGGAAATGGCAAAAACTGATACCCGCCGCATTGCGGCTGAATATGGCTTAAAAACTGCGGATAAGCCTGAAAGTCAAGATTTATGCTTAGTGGAAAGCAACGGTTCCATGCGGGCATTTTTAGACAAATATCTGACTCCCAAAACCGGCGATATTGTAGACACCACAGGCAAAGTTTTAGGACAACATGATGGTGTACATCATTACACCATTGGCCAGCGTAAAGGCTTGGGAATTGCTGCGGCTGAACCACTATATGTGATTGAATTAGATGCAGTTAATAACCGGGTAGTAGTAGGCGATCGCACTAAGGTAACTCAACCAGAATGTCTAGTAGATCGAGTAAACTGGGTGTCCATTGCTGCACCATCTGCACCCATCCGCGCTGAAGTGCAAATTCGCTATCGTGCCACCCCTGAACCCGTGACAGTGATTCCTCTGGAAGACTCCCGTGTGCGGATAGTCTTTGATGAACCTCAGTTCAGCATTACTCCTGGACAAGCGGCGGTGTGGTATGACGGTGATCAAGTTTTGGGTGGGGGAATTATTATTAATTCGTAA
- a CDS encoding prohibitin family protein: MTKNKALNSAGKLTALLCLITIFLTPFVIVNAGERGVLMEFGKVQDQILGEGLHMMIPVVNTVEKLSVRVQKQEISAEASSKDLQDVFTDVALNWRINPEAVNLIFQQIGDLQNIINKIINPAIEEVLKAVMAQYTAEEIITKRGEVKAGVDIALTTRLANYHITVDDISLVHVHFSERFGEAVEAKQVAEQEAKRAEFVALKAAKDAEAKVNIARGEAEAYRLLRDGLTTQLLQKQAIEKWNGKLPLIIGKESPKIWDFSEFLKRE, from the coding sequence ATGACTAAAAATAAAGCTCTCAATAGTGCTGGTAAACTAACTGCACTTTTATGTTTAATTACCATATTTCTCACACCGTTTGTTATTGTCAATGCCGGAGAACGCGGTGTATTAATGGAGTTTGGCAAAGTGCAAGACCAAATACTAGGAGAAGGCTTGCACATGATGATCCCAGTAGTCAATACAGTAGAAAAATTAAGCGTCCGAGTCCAAAAACAAGAAATTTCTGCGGAAGCTTCTTCTAAAGATTTACAAGATGTCTTCACTGATGTAGCTTTAAATTGGCGTATTAACCCTGAAGCAGTTAATCTAATTTTTCAACAAATAGGAGATTTACAAAACATCATTAACAAAATCATTAACCCAGCAATAGAAGAAGTACTCAAAGCTGTTATGGCTCAATATACTGCCGAAGAAATTATTACTAAAAGAGGAGAAGTTAAGGCAGGAGTAGATATAGCATTAACTACAAGACTTGCTAATTATCACATTACTGTTGATGATATTTCTTTAGTTCATGTTCACTTTTCCGAAAGATTTGGTGAAGCTGTCGAAGCCAAGCAAGTAGCCGAACAAGAAGCAAAACGCGCCGAATTTGTAGCGCTAAAAGCAGCCAAAGACGCTGAAGCTAAAGTGAATATTGCCAGAGGTGAAGCGGAAGCTTACAGGCTGTTACGTGACGGCTTAACAACACAACTACTACAAAAACAAGCAATAGAAAAATGGAATGGCAAACTACCATTAATTATTGGCAAAGAAAGCCCTAAAATTTGGGATTTTAGCGAATTTTTGAAAAGGGAATAG
- a CDS encoding response regulator yields the protein MAGIAPNTKKLQVIKILIVEDEYILATNLQENLESLGYLVLDIADSAQAAIEKASELLPNLILMDIRLKGDRDGIQAAEEIWNSLKIPIIYVTGHSDRSTVERATLTLPFGYILKPVKEQELQVAIQTALNCYEREQFLSSVLREMGDGVIVVDAQLQIKYVNRVGETLTGWQFVDAQDQTLTKIFPLIDEQTLQSVQNQIIAAIQQHNTVYLGDRTLLIAKDGTMIPITGSATPLKENYGVITGAVIVFRDDTQKRLLEERNLANERTEQIAEQMVELQRLNQLKEDFLTVTSHEMRTPLSNIKMAISMLENVLNQQDILSSTTSSIPESVSRYLGILRYECERELNMVDDLLNMRIIDAANYPLELTSIPLQHWLPKIVNSFQKIAQVQKQVLEVSISSYLPPLVSDLNLVTRIVSELLMNACKYTPARERITVTLNLSQTPKTFKEQDHEFALKHESLSPCFQLKINNSGIEIPLADQSRIFEPFYRLPQSKTQEQLSIFEKSHLIPHSDSRQASGTGLGLTLVKKIVEYLQGTIEVTSSYGLTSFTVELPLTFSVKK from the coding sequence ATGGCTGGCATTGCTCCTAACACCAAGAAACTTCAGGTAATCAAAATTCTGATTGTGGAAGATGAATATATTCTGGCCACTAACTTACAAGAAAATTTAGAGTCTTTAGGATACTTGGTTTTGGATATTGCCGACTCTGCACAAGCAGCTATCGAAAAAGCCTCTGAACTGCTACCAAATTTGATTTTGATGGATATCAGACTAAAAGGTGATAGAGATGGTATTCAAGCAGCCGAGGAAATCTGGAACAGTCTAAAAATTCCCATTATTTATGTTACAGGACATTCTGACAGAAGCACTGTAGAAAGAGCTACTCTAACACTCCCTTTTGGTTATATTCTCAAACCTGTCAAAGAACAAGAACTTCAAGTAGCAATTCAAACAGCATTGAATTGTTATGAACGTGAGCAATTTTTGAGTTCAGTTTTAAGGGAAATGGGAGATGGAGTAATTGTGGTTGATGCACAGTTACAAATCAAGTATGTGAATCGTGTAGGGGAAACTTTAACAGGATGGCAGTTTGTAGATGCACAAGATCAGACCTTAACAAAAATTTTCCCACTCATCGACGAACAGACTTTACAATCTGTACAAAATCAGATTATTGCTGCTATTCAACAACATAATACAGTCTATTTAGGCGATCGCACGCTACTGATTGCTAAAGACGGAACCATGATTCCCATCACTGGTAGTGCAACTCCTCTAAAAGAGAACTATGGAGTCATCACAGGTGCTGTGATAGTTTTTCGAGATGATACGCAAAAACGATTATTGGAAGAACGTAATCTCGCAAATGAACGCACTGAGCAAATCGCCGAACAAATGGTAGAACTGCAAAGACTCAATCAGTTAAAAGAAGATTTTTTGACAGTTACTTCTCATGAGATGCGAACGCCATTATCAAATATCAAAATGGCCATATCCATGCTAGAAAATGTCCTGAATCAGCAAGATATTTTATCATCAACAACATCTTCTATCCCTGAATCAGTATCTCGTTACTTAGGTATTTTGCGTTACGAATGTGAACGAGAACTAAATATGGTAGATGATTTGTTAAATATGCGCATCATTGATGCAGCCAACTATCCTTTAGAGTTAACTTCTATTCCCCTTCAACATTGGCTACCTAAAATAGTAAACAGTTTTCAAAAAATTGCCCAAGTTCAAAAACAAGTTCTAGAAGTTAGTATTTCTAGTTATTTACCACCTTTAGTTTCTGACTTAAATCTTGTCACGAGAATTGTATCAGAACTCCTAATGAATGCTTGTAAATATACCCCTGCTCGTGAGCGCATCACAGTAACACTCAATCTCAGTCAAACCCCAAAAACTTTTAAAGAGCAAGATCATGAATTTGCCCTAAAACATGAATCTCTATCTCCCTGCTTCCAACTGAAAATCAACAATTCTGGCATAGAAATTCCTTTAGCAGATCAATCTCGCATCTTTGAACCATTTTATCGCCTTCCCCAAAGCAAAACCCAAGAACAATTATCTATTTTTGAAAAATCTCATTTAATTCCTCATAGCGATTCTCGGCAAGCTAGCGGTACAGGATTAGGATTAACATTGGTGAAAAAAATAGTTGAATATCTGCAAGGGACAATTGAAGTTACAAGTAGTTATGGCTTAACAAGTTTCACCGTGGAATTACCCTTAACTTTTTCAGTCAAGAAATAG
- a CDS encoding ion transporter, giving the protein MLLSRKQTEFYLTDLETPLGKAVNLTIAALVLLSSGIFVAQTYNIPDFIRIQLDVIDTVILIIFAIEYALRLWSAEDKIKYIFSFYGIIDLVAILPFLIGLVDISFIRILRWFRILRLIRFIDAKFLFGSISTEDSIIFIRILFTLFAIVFVYSGLIYQVEHPVNSQAYRTFLDAFYFSVVTMTTVGFGDVTPVSELGRLLTVLMILTGVALIPWQVGDLIKRLVKTANQVERVCLGCSLAFHDKDAEFCKRCGTKLPNLSK; this is encoded by the coding sequence ATGTTACTGAGTCGTAAACAGACAGAATTTTATTTAACAGACTTAGAAACACCATTGGGTAAAGCAGTGAATTTAACTATTGCTGCTTTAGTTTTATTATCATCAGGTATTTTTGTAGCTCAGACATATAATATACCGGACTTTATTCGCATACAGTTAGATGTCATTGATACAGTTATATTAATTATTTTTGCTATAGAATACGCCCTGAGATTGTGGAGTGCAGAAGATAAAATTAAGTATATTTTTAGCTTTTATGGAATTATTGATTTAGTAGCTATTTTGCCCTTTTTAATTGGCTTAGTAGATATTAGTTTTATCCGCATACTGCGCTGGTTTAGAATTTTACGATTAATTAGATTCATTGATGCCAAATTTTTATTTGGCAGTATCAGTACTGAAGATAGCATAATTTTTATCCGCATACTTTTTACCTTATTTGCTATAGTTTTTGTTTACTCTGGATTAATTTACCAAGTCGAACACCCTGTCAACTCTCAGGCTTATAGGACTTTTTTAGATGCTTTTTATTTCTCTGTTGTCACAATGACAACTGTGGGATTTGGTGATGTTACTCCTGTTTCAGAATTAGGTCGATTGTTGACAGTATTGATGATTTTGACTGGTGTTGCTTTAATTCCTTGGCAAGTGGGTGATTTAATTAAGCGCTTAGTTAAAACGGCAAATCAGGTAGAAAGAGTTTGCCTGGGTTGTAGTCTAGCATTTCACGACAAAGATGCAGAGTTTTGTAAACGATGTGGAACTAAGTTACCTAATTTAAGTAAATAG
- a CDS encoding response regulator transcription factor produces the protein MIKVLLVDDQNLIRQGLRALLELESDLEIVGEAENGQMAIDFITQLQPDVVLMDIRMPIMDGVAATREIQQNFPKVKVLVLTTFDDDEYVKAALQHGAMGYLLKDTPSEELAVAVRAVQRGYTQLGPGIVKKLLTQFPNTSTQTPPIPPNIAELTPREKEVLKLIAIGASNREIAQQLYISEGTVKNHVTNILNRLGLRDRTQAAIIANTYLAYLNEHS, from the coding sequence ATGATTAAAGTGCTGTTGGTAGATGATCAAAATCTCATTCGTCAAGGATTAAGAGCATTATTAGAACTAGAATCAGATTTAGAAATAGTTGGTGAAGCAGAAAATGGTCAAATGGCTATTGATTTCATTACTCAACTCCAGCCTGATGTTGTCTTGATGGATATTAGAATGCCAATTATGGATGGCGTTGCAGCCACACGAGAAATTCAGCAAAATTTTCCCAAAGTCAAAGTTTTAGTTTTGACAACTTTTGATGATGATGAATATGTCAAAGCGGCTTTACAACATGGGGCAATGGGTTATTTACTCAAAGATACACCTTCGGAAGAATTAGCTGTGGCTGTGCGTGCAGTTCAGAGGGGATATACTCAATTAGGGCCAGGAATTGTCAAAAAACTCTTAACTCAATTTCCCAATACATCCACCCAAACACCACCGATTCCGCCTAACATAGCTGAACTTACCCCCAGGGAAAAAGAAGTTTTAAAATTAATTGCCATCGGTGCTAGTAACCGAGAAATTGCCCAGCAACTCTACATTTCTGAAGGCACGGTGAAGAATCATGTTACCAATATTTTAAATCGCTTAGGTTTGCGCGATCGCACTCAAGCCGCTATTATTGCCAATACCTATTTGGCTTATTTAAATGAACACAGTTAA
- a CDS encoding sensor histidine kinase: MNRSIQIHNHPFRFLLYLEWILLAISIITSVLPHPSPRFSSNFPELTIVCLTIFGLMGLRLPTGNKITKVIYTGCEIFLLFLTGLYGGRTARMFPFLYIILVTRSCLIFQFPGRLAVTFISFILFLLTLINRFPRPPLPPQAQDRFRFFTLSLALVFGLSLVFVLLLMNTVISERQSREELAIANEKLRQYALRIENQATLEERNRIAREIHDSLGHSLTALNLQLETALKLAQSNPEKAHSFLVRAKELGSKALQDVRHSVSTMRSHPLQDQSLAQVIDILAEDFQRSHGILLIRNISINYRLSNEVNTSIYRIIQESLTNISKHANASEVNLEMTINRGSLHLIIQDNGRGFDIQQNTTGFGLQSMRDRTLALGGKFTINSAIGCGCQITVDIPLGRLI, translated from the coding sequence ATGAATCGATCTATTCAAATTCATAATCATCCCTTTCGCTTCTTACTCTATTTAGAGTGGATACTACTGGCAATTTCTATCATTACATCTGTGTTGCCACATCCCTCACCACGATTTTCGAGTAATTTTCCGGAGCTAACTATAGTTTGTCTTACTATTTTTGGGTTAATGGGTTTACGCTTACCCACAGGCAATAAAATCACGAAAGTCATCTACACAGGCTGTGAGATATTTTTGCTGTTTCTGACTGGATTATATGGTGGAAGAACTGCAAGAATGTTCCCTTTTTTGTATATAATTTTAGTCACACGTAGCTGTTTAATATTTCAATTTCCTGGACGTTTAGCTGTTACATTTATCTCGTTTATTTTATTTTTACTCACATTAATCAATCGCTTCCCTCGCCCTCCCTTACCACCACAGGCGCAAGATCGTTTCCGATTTTTTACGCTGAGTTTGGCTTTAGTATTTGGTTTAAGTTTAGTATTTGTCCTATTATTAATGAATACTGTAATATCTGAACGTCAGAGTCGAGAAGAGTTAGCGATCGCTAATGAAAAACTACGCCAATATGCTCTCCGCATCGAAAACCAAGCAACCTTAGAAGAACGGAATCGGATTGCACGAGAAATTCATGATTCCCTGGGGCATTCTTTGACTGCTTTAAATCTCCAATTAGAAACGGCTTTAAAACTAGCACAATCTAATCCAGAGAAAGCACATAGTTTTTTAGTGAGAGCAAAAGAATTAGGTTCTAAGGCTTTACAGGATGTGCGTCATTCTGTTTCCACTATGCGTTCTCATCCATTGCAAGACCAATCTTTAGCTCAAGTAATTGATATTTTAGCAGAAGATTTCCAACGTTCTCATGGGATTTTATTAATTCGCAATATTAGTATTAATTATCGCCTATCAAATGAGGTAAACACATCGATATATCGCATTATTCAAGAGTCATTGACGAATATTTCTAAGCACGCTAATGCTAGTGAGGTTAATTTAGAAATGACTATTAATCGCGGTAGTTTACATTTAATCATTCAAGATAATGGACGGGGGTTTGATATCCAGCAAAATACCACAGGTTTTGGTTTACAGAGTATGCGCGATCGCACTTTAGCCTTGGGTGGTAAATTCACTATCAATAGCGCAATCGGGTGCGGCTGTCAAATTACAGTTGATATTCCTTTAGGCAGGTTAATTTAA
- a CDS encoding Spy/CpxP family protein refolding chaperone: MQLKSLSLLAGAIALTLTTTTTSLAMPMLANASSPQLIAQAEKKGPWESLGLTDDQKAKIKEIQRNTRTQMQAVFTPEQKAKLEAARQARQQGQRPPVGERPGKKFADLNLTDDQKAKLRAIRESSQKQIEALLTPEQRTKLQELKANARQRWQQRRQQPGEP; the protein is encoded by the coding sequence ATGCAACTCAAATCATTATCCCTGTTAGCTGGTGCTATTGCGCTCACTTTAACTACCACAACCACTTCCTTGGCAATGCCAATGCTAGCAAATGCCTCCTCTCCTCAACTAATTGCACAAGCTGAGAAGAAAGGCCCCTGGGAAAGTTTGGGACTAACAGACGACCAAAAAGCCAAAATTAAGGAAATTCAGCGTAATACTCGTACCCAAATGCAAGCAGTTTTTACTCCAGAACAAAAAGCCAAACTGGAGGCTGCACGTCAAGCACGCCAGCAAGGACAACGTCCACCGGTGGGCGAACGTCCAGGTAAAAAGTTCGCTGATTTGAACTTAACAGATGATCAAAAAGCCAAACTCCGTGCCATTAGAGAATCATCTCAAAAACAAATTGAAGCTCTGTTGACACCTGAACAGCGAACAAAATTACAAGAACTCAAAGCTAATGCTCGTCAACGCTGGCAACAACGACGACAGCAGCCTGGAGAACCCTAA
- the sipA gene encoding regulatory protein SipA has product MSEEFIVGTKVRVLSLPPYLKTADPMPMLRPPDLIQVGEEGIVLDRRPGGYWGVRFAKGAFLIDSQYIESTDKPLESDSNS; this is encoded by the coding sequence ATGTCTGAAGAATTTATTGTTGGGACGAAAGTCCGTGTTCTCTCCTTACCGCCTTACCTGAAAACAGCAGACCCCATGCCGATGTTACGCCCACCAGATTTAATTCAAGTAGGCGAAGAAGGGATAGTACTTGATCGTCGTCCCGGTGGTTATTGGGGTGTCCGCTTTGCCAAGGGAGCCTTTCTGATAGATAGTCAATACATTGAGAGTACAGACAAGCCACTAGAATCAGACTCCAACTCATAG